The following are encoded in a window of Bacillus sp. SORGH_AS_0510 genomic DNA:
- a CDS encoding triose-phosphate isomerase, producing the protein MKDKEIWIGTNWKMTKTLAGGLEYCKELKELASSLNGSIKLFIIPPYTSLSRIREELSGHDILLGAQNMHWEDKGAYTGEISPLMLKEIGIDLVELGHSERRQYYNENDHDLNKKIKAALNHGMRPLVCIGENKEQKDFGVSYEVLAQQLKVSLFGITVEQLSNILIAYEPVWAIGEGGTPADADYVAEIHNYLRCVLVDLYGEDAAKDVPLLFGGSVNTDNFKGYLSCKNVDGLFIGRAAWNMVTFEEILRHIDSNLPIYS; encoded by the coding sequence ATGAAAGATAAAGAGATTTGGATTGGAACCAACTGGAAGATGACAAAAACACTCGCAGGGGGTTTGGAGTACTGCAAAGAGTTGAAAGAATTAGCTAGTAGTTTGAACGGTTCAATCAAATTGTTTATTATCCCTCCCTATACTTCCTTATCTAGAATACGAGAAGAATTAAGCGGTCATGATATTTTGCTTGGTGCACAGAATATGCATTGGGAGGATAAGGGTGCCTACACTGGTGAAATCAGTCCTCTGATGTTAAAGGAGATAGGAATTGATCTTGTGGAGCTTGGTCATTCCGAAAGAAGACAATACTATAATGAGAATGATCACGATTTAAATAAAAAGATTAAAGCTGCTCTTAATCATGGGATGAGGCCACTGGTGTGTATTGGGGAGAATAAAGAGCAGAAGGATTTTGGGGTGTCGTACGAGGTGCTTGCTCAACAGTTGAAGGTTTCTTTGTTTGGTATCACTGTTGAACAACTATCCAATATATTGATTGCTTATGAACCGGTTTGGGCGATTGGTGAGGGTGGGACACCGGCTGATGCGGATTATGTAGCGGAAATTCATAATTATTTACGCTGTGTGTTAGTTGATCTGTATGGTGAGGATGCTGCGAAGGATGTTCCGCTTCTGTTTGGCGGGAGCGTTAATACCGATAATTTCAAGGGCTATCTCTCGTGTAAGAACGTGGACGGATTGTTTATTGGCCGAGCGGCGTGGAATATGGTTACTTTTGAAGAAATTTTACGACATATTGATTCTAATTTACCTATATATAGTTAG
- a CDS encoding DAK2 domain-containing protein — protein sequence MKKSLEAIKTRGKADLGDKTMIDAFQPAVLSLNNSNYSDLSEALQEAAAQANAGVERTKEFIAKFGRAKTLGERAIGHQDAGATTVAIIFEAMAEWVVGNVE from the coding sequence TTGAAAAAATCACTAGAAGCGATTAAAACACGCGGAAAAGCGGATTTGGGCGATAAAACTATGATTGATGCCTTCCAGCCGGCTGTTTTGTCCCTAAATAATTCTAATTATTCCGACTTATCAGAGGCATTGCAGGAGGCAGCGGCTCAGGCCAATGCCGGTGTTGAACGGACAAAGGAATTCATAGCGAAGTTCGGCCGCGCCAAAACGCTTGGAGAGCGCGCCATTGGTCATCAGGATGCTGGGGCTACGACAGTTGCAATTATTTTTGAAGCGATGGCAGAATGGGTTGTAGGAAATGTAGAATGA
- a CDS encoding DAK2 domain-containing protein, with amino-acid sequence MTDTKKRLELTVEQTKEMFQFVGEKVIASKPRLTEIDSAIGDGDHGIGMSVGFKKAIENLNQKELPTINEVFKTIGMSMISSMGGASGIIFGTMFVGGVKGLEEHKTLNLQTLATIFEKITRSD; translated from the coding sequence ATGACAGATACAAAAAAACGACTTGAATTAACAGTTGAACAAACAAAGGAAATGTTTCAATTTGTTGGGGAAAAAGTAATTGCGAGCAAGCCGCGTTTAACAGAAATTGACAGTGCTATTGGTGATGGTGATCATGGTATCGGGATGTCTGTTGGTTTTAAAAAAGCGATTGAAAATTTAAATCAAAAAGAGCTTCCTACCATTAACGAAGTGTTTAAAACAATTGGGATGTCGATGATTAGCTCCATGGGTGGAGCATCCGGCATTATCTTTGGAACCATGTTTGTTGGCGGCGTGAAAGGTCTTGAGGAACATAAGACCCTTAATTTACAAACATTGGCAACCATTTTTGAAAAAATCACTAGAAGCGATTAA
- a CDS encoding ABC transporter permease, producing MEQQPSTLKNLTAGIRKSGLVSITLVLILLIIIASTFSPYFLDAYNLQSLIRDLAFISIIALGQACLMIIGEIDLSVGKIASLCGVLGGMLMVTGSMNPYVAFVLCLILGGVLGAVNGTIVTSLKLNSIVVTIGMTGVYGGINLVLTKGKAIMNIPESIYFLGQGSLMGIPMPFVIMVIVLVAVLFLTKYTQFGRYMYAIGNSPEAAKILGIKVQRIRTMVFVLVGFLSALAGMLMVARLGTAQPSIGETWALNSIAASVIGGIALTGGMGNPFGAILGAAIISVIQNIIVLFGVSPYWQTAVSGVIVVLAISFNSITTMLSARKKRKTKTTQIRSEAV from the coding sequence ATGGAACAACAACCCTCTACACTAAAAAATTTAACGGCAGGAATAAGAAAAAGTGGTTTGGTCAGTATTACTCTCGTACTTATTTTGTTAATTATTATTGCCTCCACATTTTCTCCTTATTTCTTAGATGCATACAACCTACAATCATTAATTAGAGATTTGGCCTTTATTAGTATTATTGCTCTCGGACAAGCGTGTTTAATGATTATCGGTGAAATCGACCTTTCAGTAGGAAAGATTGCTTCGCTTTGCGGGGTACTTGGCGGCATGCTAATGGTAACGGGTTCTATGAATCCGTATGTAGCTTTCGTTCTTTGTCTGATCTTGGGGGGAGTATTGGGCGCCGTTAACGGAACCATTGTCACAAGCCTTAAATTAAATTCCATAGTTGTGACTATTGGGATGACCGGTGTCTATGGAGGCATAAACCTTGTATTAACAAAAGGAAAAGCAATTATGAACATCCCTGAAAGTATTTACTTCTTGGGTCAAGGGTCATTGATGGGAATCCCAATGCCATTTGTAATTATGGTAATCGTTCTAGTAGCGGTTCTATTTCTAACAAAATATACCCAATTTGGACGATATATGTATGCAATAGGAAACAGTCCAGAGGCAGCGAAAATTCTAGGGATTAAAGTACAGAGGATTCGAACCATGGTGTTTGTTTTAGTCGGATTCCTCTCTGCGTTAGCTGGGATGTTAATGGTGGCAAGGTTAGGAACCGCTCAGCCGAGTATTGGTGAAACGTGGGCGCTGAATTCAATCGCCGCTTCCGTTATTGGTGGAATTGCCTTAACAGGTGGAATGGGGAATCCGTTTGGAGCAATTCTAGGGGCAGCCATTATTAGTGTGATTCAAAATATTATTGTTCTATTTGGGGTATCTCCGTATTGGCAAACCGCAGTTAGTGGAGTCATCGTGGTATTGGCAATTTCCTTTAATTCCATCACGACCATGCTATCTGCTAGGAAAAAACGCAAAACTAAGACAACGCAAATCAGGAGTGAGGCGGTATGA
- the hxlB gene encoding 6-phospho-3-hexuloisomerase yields MANLYDEKVNVILEELGQVFKRVSTHEVERLIAEILKAKKIVLIGVGREGLSTKAFTMRLMHLGLNVHWIWDETTPSIGKGDLLIATSGCGEIGHIHYVVEKAKKNGATTAVITGDPHKKTSKVADVLLFVPASVYLGTADVVPSIQPMGNLFEQSLLIIFDLIVMDLRERVTITKEEMEENHRNLE; encoded by the coding sequence GTGGCCAATTTGTATGATGAAAAGGTAAACGTGATTTTAGAAGAGCTGGGCCAGGTTTTTAAGCGTGTTTCCACACATGAAGTAGAAAGATTAATTGCTGAAATTTTAAAGGCGAAGAAAATCGTCTTAATCGGTGTAGGCAGAGAAGGCTTATCGACAAAAGCTTTTACTATGAGGCTGATGCACCTTGGGTTGAATGTCCACTGGATTTGGGATGAAACCACACCTTCCATCGGGAAGGGGGATTTACTGATTGCCACCAGTGGATGTGGAGAAATCGGGCATATTCATTATGTTGTAGAGAAAGCCAAAAAGAACGGGGCAACAACTGCCGTTATTACAGGCGATCCTCATAAGAAAACATCAAAAGTCGCTGATGTATTGTTGTTTGTGCCTGCTTCTGTTTATCTTGGCACTGCTGATGTCGTTCCATCCATTCAGCCAATGGGCAACCTATTCGAACAGTCATTGCTGATTATATTTGATTTAATCGTAATGGACTTAAGAGAACGGGTCACGATAACAAAGGAAGAAATGGAAGAAAATCATAGAAATCTTGAGTAG
- a CDS encoding dihydroxyacetone kinase subunit DhaK: MKKVINNVENVIPEMLEGVIEAYGDFYKKTETTNGIVLKEKKDKVGVLIGGGSGHEPLFFGFVGNGLADGAAIGNVFAAPTPDTILEVTQAIDAGKGVLYLYGNYSGDVLNFDMAAELADFEGIATKTVAISDDVASAPKDKKRERRGIAGDVMVFKVAGAAADSGLSLEEVALVAAKANDHTGSIGVALSPGTIPGETNASFSIGEDEIEFGMGLHGEPGVKRSQMLPANQLTSEMMDLLFADMDLAANDEVCVLVNGLGSTTLLELFIVNKEVSKILKEKDIKVFDTHVNSYCTTQEMGGFSITLLKLDDELKKYYAAPAYSPFYVQK, from the coding sequence ATGAAAAAGGTCATTAACAATGTTGAAAACGTTATTCCCGAAATGCTTGAAGGTGTGATTGAGGCCTATGGTGATTTTTATAAAAAAACAGAAACAACCAACGGCATTGTATTAAAAGAGAAGAAAGACAAAGTGGGAGTGTTAATCGGCGGAGGCAGCGGTCATGAACCATTATTCTTTGGGTTCGTTGGCAACGGTTTAGCTGATGGGGCTGCAATTGGAAACGTTTTCGCTGCACCAACTCCAGACACCATTCTAGAAGTAACTCAAGCCATCGATGCTGGAAAAGGTGTGTTGTATCTCTATGGTAACTATTCAGGAGATGTCTTAAATTTTGATATGGCTGCAGAGCTTGCTGATTTTGAGGGAATTGCAACAAAAACTGTTGCTATTTCTGATGATGTAGCTTCGGCTCCAAAAGATAAAAAGCGTGAACGAAGAGGAATTGCCGGAGACGTGATGGTATTTAAGGTTGCAGGAGCAGCCGCAGATTCTGGATTATCATTAGAGGAAGTCGCGCTAGTGGCGGCTAAAGCTAATGATCATACCGGTTCTATCGGTGTCGCTTTATCTCCTGGAACGATTCCGGGTGAAACAAATGCTTCTTTTTCCATTGGTGAAGATGAAATTGAATTTGGAATGGGTCTTCACGGTGAGCCAGGAGTTAAGCGCTCTCAAATGTTGCCTGCTAATCAATTAACGTCCGAGATGATGGACCTGTTATTTGCAGATATGGATTTAGCTGCTAACGACGAAGTATGCGTGCTTGTTAATGGCTTAGGTTCTACCACTCTATTAGAATTGTTTATTGTGAACAAAGAAGTTTCGAAGATTCTTAAGGAAAAAGATATTAAGGTTTTTGATACACATGTAAACAGCTATTGTACCACACAAGAAATGGGCGGCTTTTCCATTACTTTACTAAAGCTGGATGATGAATTGAAGAAATATTATGCAGCCCCTGCCTATTCTCCGTTCTATGTTCAAAAATAA
- a CDS encoding sensor domain-containing diguanylate cyclase yields the protein MKVTVILLLVVFVGLLVWILYGMLKWKRKFQTISQLVESSKDVVYYYEVPKMKFTYISPSIETFLGKGVIEEAELNLYAPFERVHPDDYETLMRKVSGNMDYSEIFIQRWRDNSGHYRWFEEYASPIYENGQLVVIQGIMRNIDEKVKLQQALEYRIYHDPLTDIYNREYFEKKFEELNTYINVPVALIVCDVDGLKYVNDHFGHRAGDELIKGVAALINQYSTEEISVSRIGGDEFVIITIYQTESQVQQLISDIRKDIEKYNAHSFEYTIKMSIGYSYAFSSIEQMEGLFSQADKKMYEDKVSRKNRVFT from the coding sequence ATGAAGGTAACGGTCATCCTTTTATTAGTAGTATTTGTTGGTCTTCTGGTATGGATTCTTTACGGAATGCTTAAGTGGAAAAGAAAATTTCAAACCATCTCCCAGTTAGTAGAAAGTTCAAAGGACGTTGTCTATTACTATGAGGTACCGAAGATGAAGTTTACCTATATAAGTCCTTCTATTGAAACCTTTTTAGGCAAAGGGGTAATTGAAGAAGCTGAATTAAATCTTTACGCCCCTTTTGAAAGGGTTCATCCTGATGATTATGAAACGCTCATGCGTAAAGTAAGCGGCAATATGGATTATTCTGAAATCTTCATTCAGCGTTGGAGAGACAATAGTGGACATTATAGGTGGTTTGAGGAATACGCGAGCCCTATCTATGAAAATGGGCAATTAGTGGTCATACAAGGAATTATGAGGAATATTGATGAGAAGGTAAAACTACAACAGGCATTAGAATATCGAATATATCACGATCCTCTAACGGATATTTATAATCGGGAATACTTTGAGAAGAAATTTGAAGAGCTTAATACCTATATAAATGTCCCTGTTGCCTTAATCGTTTGTGATGTAGATGGTCTTAAATATGTAAATGACCATTTTGGCCACAGGGCGGGAGATGAATTAATCAAAGGGGTTGCAGCACTTATCAATCAATACTCCACAGAAGAGATATCCGTTTCACGAATTGGTGGGGATGAATTTGTTATTATTACGATTTATCAGACAGAAAGTCAAGTTCAACAACTTATATCTGATATTCGTAAAGATATAGAAAAGTATAATGCTCATTCATTCGAATATACGATTAAAATGTCTATCGGATATAGCTATGCATTCAGTTCAATAGAGCAAATGGAAGGATTATTTTCTCAGGCAGATAAAAAAATGTACGAAGATAAAGTGAGCAGAAAAAATCGTGTGTTTACGTAG
- a CDS encoding substrate-binding domain-containing protein: MKRKVGILFACLIVFIGVLAGCSSEKSSSDGGKVEKKDLRFVIVPKVVHPWFDEVNKGAKAEAKVLEQQLGVNVKIDYIAPTTADVTEQNKILEQAASTHPDGIAVDPLDAKGNKQVLDEIRKQGIKVIVFDSPSPEGSGISSVGNDFYEQGVIAAERLAKILDYKGKVAIMQGFPTAPNHQERYKAQVDTLKKYPGITIVDGGIDNDDIQTAQQQAAAVLASNPDLKGYLMCDASGPIGIPAAIKEAGKEGKVIAVGMDSLKPILQAVKDGALEGSSATIPRMQGSMAVLMLWQASIGVDIPKTIDTGIDVITKDNVGDFLSKQN, translated from the coding sequence ATGAAAAGAAAAGTCGGTATATTATTTGCTTGTCTTATAGTTTTCATAGGTGTGTTAGCTGGTTGTAGTTCTGAAAAGAGTTCATCTGATGGCGGAAAAGTAGAAAAAAAGGATCTTAGATTTGTCATTGTTCCTAAGGTAGTTCACCCTTGGTTTGATGAAGTAAATAAGGGCGCAAAAGCTGAGGCAAAAGTTTTGGAGCAACAGTTAGGTGTAAACGTGAAAATTGATTATATTGCTCCAACCACTGCAGATGTAACGGAACAAAATAAAATTCTTGAACAGGCAGCATCAACCCATCCGGATGGAATTGCAGTTGACCCATTAGATGCAAAGGGTAATAAGCAAGTTCTAGATGAAATTAGAAAACAAGGTATAAAGGTTATTGTGTTTGATTCACCTTCACCAGAGGGTTCAGGTATTTCTAGTGTAGGAAATGACTTCTATGAGCAAGGGGTCATTGCAGCAGAACGCTTGGCAAAAATACTAGATTACAAGGGGAAAGTTGCTATAATGCAGGGGTTCCCAACGGCTCCAAACCACCAAGAGCGTTACAAAGCACAAGTAGATACATTGAAAAAATATCCTGGTATAACAATCGTTGATGGTGGAATCGATAACGACGATATTCAAACAGCTCAACAGCAAGCTGCTGCTGTTCTAGCATCAAATCCAGATTTAAAAGGTTACTTAATGTGTGATGCTTCAGGTCCAATCGGAATTCCAGCGGCGATTAAAGAGGCTGGAAAAGAAGGGAAAGTCATTGCTGTTGGTATGGATAGCTTAAAACCAATTCTGCAAGCAGTTAAAGATGGCGCACTTGAGGGCTCTTCTGCAACAATTCCCAGAATGCAAGGTTCCATGGCTGTATTAATGCTATGGCAAGCTTCCATCGGTGTAGATATTCCGAAAACCATTGATACGGGTATCGACGTTATTACAAAAGATAATGTAGGTGATTTTTTATCTAAGCAAAACTAA
- the fsa gene encoding fructose-6-phosphate aldolase: MKFFLDTANVEEIKRINQLGLVDGVTTNPTIVAKEGRPFEEVIKEICSIVDGPVSAEVIGLTADKMIEEARVIAEWAPNVVVKIPMTEEGLKAVNVLSKENIQTNVTLIFSVAQGLMAAKAGATFISPFLGRLDDIGIDGVDLIKRLKVVLETYGLKSEIISASVRHIGHMEAAAEAGSHIATIPGSLFPKLWGHPLTDKGIESFLKDWDSFKKSLEDDQYANIR; this comes from the coding sequence ATGAAATTTTTCTTAGATACGGCAAATGTTGAAGAGATAAAAAGGATTAATCAACTAGGATTAGTTGATGGAGTCACAACAAATCCAACCATTGTAGCAAAAGAAGGACGTCCCTTTGAAGAAGTCATTAAAGAGATTTGTAGTATCGTAGATGGACCTGTCAGCGCGGAAGTCATCGGACTTACAGCGGATAAAATGATTGAAGAAGCACGTGTCATTGCAGAGTGGGCTCCGAATGTGGTCGTCAAAATTCCAATGACTGAAGAAGGACTAAAAGCCGTTAATGTATTATCGAAAGAAAATATCCAAACAAATGTGACCTTAATTTTCTCCGTTGCACAAGGATTAATGGCAGCAAAAGCCGGAGCCACTTTTATTAGCCCGTTCCTTGGTCGTCTTGACGATATTGGTATCGATGGGGTTGACCTGATCAAACGCTTGAAGGTAGTTCTAGAAACGTACGGTTTAAAATCAGAAATCATCTCTGCGAGCGTTCGTCACATTGGTCACATGGAAGCAGCAGCTGAAGCAGGCTCGCATATCGCAACGATTCCGGGATCACTTTTTCCAAAGTTATGGGGCCATCCGTTAACAGACAAAGGAATCGAAAGCTTCTTAAAGGACTGGGATTCTTTCAAAAAATCATTAGAGGATGATCAGTATGCAAACATTAGATAA
- the rpiB gene encoding ribose 5-phosphate isomerase B translates to MKIGIGCDHNGFDFKEAIKDYLQGEGVEIIDYGCHSCSSVDYPDVAFEVSKDIIGGKIERGILICGTGLGVAIAANKYPGIRAATCHDVYSAERAQKSNNAQIMTMGAQVIGPELGKKLAEAFLKSSFNEERSGRKVQKIIDKENEFFSKSS, encoded by the coding sequence ATGAAAATTGGAATTGGGTGTGATCATAATGGCTTCGATTTCAAAGAAGCAATTAAAGATTACCTTCAGGGGGAAGGAGTAGAAATCATAGATTACGGATGTCATTCTTGTTCCTCTGTTGACTATCCAGATGTAGCATTTGAAGTTTCAAAGGATATTATTGGAGGGAAGATTGAGCGTGGGATTTTAATTTGCGGCACTGGTTTAGGGGTAGCGATTGCTGCTAATAAATATCCTGGTATTCGTGCTGCAACCTGTCATGATGTTTATTCTGCAGAACGTGCTCAAAAAAGCAATAATGCACAAATCATGACCATGGGAGCACAAGTCATTGGACCTGAACTTGGTAAGAAATTAGCAGAGGCCTTTCTTAAATCCTCATTTAACGAAGAAAGATCCGGAAGAAAAGTTCAGAAGATTATTGATAAAGAGAATGAATTTTTTAGTAAATCTAGCTAA
- a CDS encoding sugar phosphate isomerase/epimerase, producing the protein MKLGLNLSFATKRWLRPEILAKMIKNDFNVKYIQFTWDLIDPWWPVEKRDVLAKQWSEAFKNEGLELKGTFGGLASYTYAHLLAPSSEQREIAVEFFKRAIDLTITMGTDTIGTPIGGMSHEDAINPEKREELYGFALESIREIAAYGKERGLKKILIEATPLDTEFPHSPEASVKLMKDLEGTTAVPVRLLIDWGHALFKPLLKDVADMALWLKECSPYVDAIHLQQTDGLLDRHWDFTSEGIITPELIKKVTKECDAEDIIQYLEVVTPFEAFDDEVYHNMKETMKILTGIFEE; encoded by the coding sequence ATGAAGCTTGGATTAAATCTTTCTTTTGCAACCAAGCGCTGGCTTCGGCCTGAAATCTTAGCGAAAATGATTAAGAACGACTTTAACGTCAAATATATCCAATTTACCTGGGATTTAATTGATCCCTGGTGGCCAGTTGAAAAAAGGGATGTACTGGCGAAGCAATGGAGCGAAGCCTTTAAAAATGAGGGATTGGAGCTTAAGGGAACGTTTGGCGGGCTCGCCTCTTACACCTATGCTCATTTATTAGCACCTAGCTCTGAGCAGCGAGAAATTGCAGTTGAATTTTTCAAAAGAGCGATAGATTTAACCATTACCATGGGGACAGATACAATTGGAACGCCAATTGGGGGTATGTCGCATGAGGATGCAATCAATCCAGAAAAACGTGAAGAACTTTACGGGTTTGCTTTAGAATCCATTCGTGAGATTGCAGCATATGGAAAAGAACGAGGGTTAAAGAAAATATTAATTGAGGCAACTCCTTTAGATACAGAGTTCCCACATAGTCCAGAAGCATCTGTAAAATTGATGAAAGACTTAGAGGGAACAACTGCAGTTCCAGTTCGGCTTCTGATTGACTGGGGACATGCGTTATTTAAACCACTATTGAAAGATGTAGCGGATATGGCTCTGTGGTTGAAGGAATGCTCCCCGTATGTGGATGCGATCCATCTTCAACAAACAGACGGTCTTTTGGACCGCCATTGGGATTTCACAAGTGAAGGAATTATTACACCGGAATTGATTAAAAAAGTCACAAAAGAATGTGATGCAGAGGATATTATTCAGTACTTAGAGGTCGTCACACCATTCGAAGCTTTTGATGATGAGGTCTACCATAATATGAAGGAAACCATGAAAATACTAACTGGAATTTTCGAAGAGTAA
- a CDS encoding DeoR/GlpR family DNA-binding transcription regulator — protein sequence MFTNERREKILEILREKKRVTVKELAEKLEVSEATLRSDLNAMEKDKQLTRTHGGATIEQKKVKTENTFSERKRKNQEEKRKIGLKAYEIIESGQCIILDASSTALELARILKESSMRLTVITNGIASAMELKENPNLTVILLGGLLRVGSIGVEGVMGASLLKQINVDIMFTSAKGFTIDDGLTDFNVYEVELKKLMKNASKQVVALLDYSKMGNVSISPFASTEEVDTIITDSQASKEILEQLKKTPINVITC from the coding sequence ATGTTTACAAATGAAAGAAGAGAAAAAATATTAGAAATCCTACGTGAAAAAAAGCGTGTAACCGTTAAGGAGCTAGCTGAAAAGCTAGAGGTTTCAGAAGCGACATTACGTTCCGATCTAAACGCTATGGAAAAAGATAAACAGCTAACGCGAACACATGGCGGGGCTACCATTGAACAAAAGAAAGTGAAAACAGAAAATACTTTTTCCGAGCGCAAAAGAAAAAATCAAGAAGAAAAACGCAAAATTGGCTTAAAAGCCTATGAAATTATTGAATCAGGCCAATGTATTATCCTAGATGCTAGTTCCACCGCCTTAGAATTAGCGCGTATTTTAAAAGAATCATCTATGAGGCTGACTGTTATCACCAACGGAATTGCATCAGCAATGGAATTGAAGGAAAACCCTAATTTAACGGTTATCCTCTTAGGCGGTTTATTACGGGTTGGATCAATTGGGGTGGAAGGTGTTATGGGAGCATCCCTTCTTAAGCAAATCAACGTTGATATTATGTTTACTTCAGCGAAAGGCTTTACCATAGACGATGGACTTACAGATTTCAATGTATATGAAGTAGAATTGAAAAAGCTTATGAAAAATGCTTCTAAGCAAGTAGTAGCCCTGCTAGATTATTCAAAAATGGGGAACGTCTCCATATCACCATTTGCAAGTACCGAAGAAGTTGATACCATCATCACTGATTCCCAAGCATCAAAAGAAATTTTAGAGCAACTAAAGAAAACTCCAATTAACGTTATAACTTGTTAA
- a CDS encoding sugar ABC transporter ATP-binding protein has product MKILEANNITKRFPGVVALDSVDIAFEPGKIHCIIGENGAGKSTLVKILTGVYTPDEGEIQIANQDVRANKQMFDKVAYVPQELDLFKNMTVAENLFMPFSKTGFNSVFVNKKELYKQADPYLKKFQITARPDDHVFEISVSEQQLLQIAHGTVDQFAEIILLDEPTTSLTNADTERLFEVLFQLKKENKAIVFISHKLEEIFAIGDEITVLRNGRKVAHSELNKVDIPWVIKQMTGREIDENTRYQSEKVTDEVILDVDNLTGEKFSNISFQLRKGEILGFSGLVGAGRTEIMQTIFGYLPAWAGAVKLEGKPWKLGDTHHSVNNGMVYIPEERKQQGILPSLSVKENISVPLLKRLKNFMMISGKKEKAVANEIINAYQVKTASMNKEIKFLSGGNQQKIIIGRSMYLKPKILIFDEPTKGIDVGAKAEIYKIMKQLAEDGMGIILISSEIEEIKKCSNRIITIYEGEKVDEFETNQAENSSIINSIMGVKKRLA; this is encoded by the coding sequence GTGAAGATACTTGAAGCAAATAACATAACGAAAAGATTCCCTGGAGTTGTGGCTCTAGATAGTGTGGATATAGCTTTTGAACCAGGCAAAATCCATTGCATCATCGGGGAAAATGGAGCAGGAAAAAGTACATTGGTAAAGATATTAACGGGTGTATATACTCCTGACGAAGGTGAGATTCAGATTGCTAATCAAGATGTACGCGCTAATAAACAGATGTTTGATAAAGTTGCCTACGTTCCACAGGAACTTGATTTATTTAAAAATATGACGGTTGCTGAAAATCTATTTATGCCTTTTTCGAAAACGGGATTTAATAGTGTCTTTGTAAACAAGAAAGAATTATATAAACAGGCAGATCCGTACTTAAAGAAGTTCCAAATCACTGCAAGACCTGATGATCATGTCTTTGAAATTTCAGTATCGGAACAACAGCTACTACAAATTGCACATGGTACAGTGGATCAATTTGCTGAGATAATCCTCCTTGATGAGCCGACAACGAGCTTAACTAATGCGGATACTGAACGACTATTTGAAGTTCTATTCCAATTAAAGAAAGAAAATAAAGCGATTGTCTTTATATCTCATAAATTAGAAGAAATATTTGCCATTGGAGACGAGATTACCGTTCTTCGAAATGGAAGAAAAGTAGCACACTCCGAGCTAAATAAGGTAGATATACCATGGGTCATTAAACAAATGACAGGTCGGGAAATCGATGAAAATACTAGATACCAGTCAGAGAAAGTGACAGATGAAGTGATCCTTGATGTTGACAACCTAACTGGAGAAAAGTTTTCCAATATTAGCTTTCAATTGAGGAAGGGCGAAATACTTGGATTTTCTGGATTAGTCGGTGCCGGAAGAACAGAAATCATGCAGACCATATTTGGATATCTGCCAGCATGGGCCGGCGCGGTAAAGTTAGAGGGAAAACCATGGAAATTGGGTGATACACATCATTCCGTAAATAATGGAATGGTCTATATTCCAGAAGAAAGAAAGCAGCAAGGAATTCTTCCTTCATTAAGTGTAAAGGAAAATATTTCGGTTCCACTGTTAAAAAGACTGAAGAATTTCATGATGATTTCAGGTAAAAAAGAAAAAGCAGTGGCGAACGAAATTATTAATGCCTATCAAGTGAAAACAGCTTCCATGAATAAAGAGATTAAATTCTTAAGTGGAGGAAATCAACAAAAAATTATTATTGGCCGTTCCATGTATTTAAAGCCGAAAATTTTGATCTTTGATGAGCCTACAAAAGGAATTGACGTAGGGGCCAAAGCGGAAATCTATAAAATTATGAAACAACTAGCGGAAGACGGAATGGGGATTATTTTAATATCTTCTGAGATTGAAGAAATCAAGAAATGTTCGAATCGAATTATTACAATATATGAAGGCGAAAAAGTGGATGAATTTGAAACTAATCAGGCCGAAAATTCTTCAATTATCAATTCCATTATGGGTGTCAAAAAAAGATTAGCATAA